The DNA sequence CGCTCCAGCTAGCGTAACCGGAATTCCTGGCAGCAGCCCCAGGGACTTAGCTGCGCTTTCCTTTAATATCCCGGCAACTGCTCCAGATTCTGCAAGAGGCGGAAGCTTTTCCATCGGCACTCCAATGTTCGAAAGCAGACTCGCCGGTCGTTGACGGTTGTATATGTTCAGCAAGCCAGTCGAAGCCGCCAGTGACGCTTCGCAGGTTGCCTCGCCAGTAAGCCTGTATACCAGCCACCCAGGGAGTGTAAGAAGATGGCGTAGTCTATGGATGATATCTGGTTTATTCTTGCGAGCCCAGTGAATTTTTGCCGGCGCCAGAAGGAGCAAAGGAAAGTGTCCGGTAGTCTTGTATACCTCTATCCCCCACTCTTCCTGCATCGCCAGTCCCTCAAAGCTGGCGCGTAAGTCTATGTTGGGGCTTAGCATCAGCTCTTTGTCATCGCCGTCTAGAAGGGCGATTCCCTGTCTTTGGCCTGTAACGCCAACGGCCCTGATATCTCGGGCGGAAATATTCGCATCCTTTAAACACCTTGTAACCAGATGCGTCACATCAGCCATAATCTTTTGAGCGTCTAATTCGCGGGCCAGTCGAGGGCCATCTCGCGGCGTACGGACTTGCACTCTTGACGCCGATGATGCTAGGACCCTGCCTTTAACGTCTGTAATTGCGCAGTGGAGGCTGCTTGTGCCGAGGTCCAAAGCCAACAGGTTATCTCCCACGGCGACGCCACACTCCTGGATTCGCTAGCCTGTGGGGTCGTCGGCCCGACAGAAATCTCTCCAGGTCATCCAGAATCATCAACGAGTGTCGCTCAATCGTCCCATCGGTTGCTCCGCCTACGTGGGGAGTAAGAACGACATTATCCAGTTTTAGCAGCGGGCTTGAGGGCGCAATCGGATGAGACTCGTGAACGTCAAAGGCGGCGCCGGCCAATTGTCCAGAAGTGAGCGCGTCAACCAGAGCAGTCTCGTCGACGAGGTCGTGGGATGCTGTATTGATTAGATAGGACTTCCTGGGCATCAACGCCAGGGTTTGGCTGTTCAGCATGTTCTTGGTTTCACTAGTGGATGGGGCGTGTAGTGTAACGAATTTGGATTCCTTCAGCAGTGTCTTTAGGTCCGTGAGTTGCGCTCCGTACTTGCGCTGGCCTTGAACATCCACCGCAGGGTCATGGGCCAGGACACGCATACCAAAGGCTTGTCCTAAATTCGAAACCTTCTTTCCTGCCGCGCCTAGACCCACGACTCCCAGGGTACTGCCGTTCAGTTCAACGCCCCGATGGCTGATATATGCCTCCACTGGGTCTCGCCATCGCCCGTCCTTTACATAACAGTCCAGCGATGAAACCCGTCTAGCCAGGGCTAGTATCAGAGCAAAAGTCATCTCAGCTACCGATTGGGCATTGCGTCCTGGCGTATGTACGACTACAACTCCATGTTCTGTTGCGGCATCAAGGTCAACATGATTGACGGCTCCCCGACACAACCCCACGAACTTCAGATTCGGCGCCTCCGCAAAAACTTCACAGAACACGAAGTCAGCTTCAACTATAAGTACCTCTATACCTTCCCGATGGAGCCTTTGTCCCAACTCCTGGGGCGCCCAGATTTTTCGTGTTTCCGTCCAGCTTTCGTAAGTGATTTGTGAGACTTCTCTCAAGTGAGTCAGCGCAGAGCTTGAGAACGGGGCCAGGACTAAAGCCTTCATCTTATTCGTGTAGCAGCGTCTGAATAGCTTCCGCCGCCTTTACACCGCTGCGCACTGCCCCCTCCATGGTCGAAGGCCAGCCTGTGTCCGTCCACTCTCCTGCCAGGAATAGATTTCTTATGGGAGATTTTGCTTTAGGCCTTAGCTTTTCGATGCCAGGCAGACATCTAAATGTAGCCTTATCCTGCTTAACAATCAGTACACGCTCGATCTTGGCCTGGCGCGCCGCGGGAAACGCCTGAGCCATAGCTTCTACGAAGGTCTTCTGCAAAGCTTCTTTCGGCTGGTCTATATACTCGAAGGCGCCGCTCAGCGATATGCTTACTCGCTTTCCGCCGGAACCGTCGCCGCCCTGAATCGCATCCAGGTTAAACACCCACTGTAGTGGCGATTCCACTAAGGCTACAAAGTCCTCTGTCATCACTGGTCTGTCATACCAGAGGTGGACATTGACAATAGGCGCGGTTTGAAATTTGGAGAGAGCTTCAAAATAGGGCTGTGCCTTTACCTCGGACGCTAGTAGTGTGGATAGGGCGTCCGCGGGCAAAGCGCTGATAAAGAAGTCTCCATGGATAGAGGTGCCGTCAGAGAGTTCTAAACTTTCCACCTTGCCGTTTCTAATATTTAGAGCGGTAGCCGACTTACCCATAATGAGTCTTCCATGCCGGGACTGTATGTAACTTTGAGCGGCGTCTGCCATGAGGGCGGACAATCCAACTCGTGCGTAACCCACGCAGGCGCTGCGACGGCTTTTCATGATGCCCTCTTGGAATATCATGAGACCCATAAAAGCGCTGGTGCATTTTACGTCATCATTTACACAGGGCTTTACGATTAGATTCCAGAGGTTCTCGATTGCCCGTGGGCTTTGACTATGGCTACTCAGCCAGTCAGAAAAAGTCTGTTCACCAAGCCGCGTCCTGTAGCGGTTAGTGAATCTTATAACCGCTAACGCGTAAATAGCGAGTAATTTTTCCTTCAGGCTCAGATGTCGGTAGCCAAGAAAGGATGGCAAAAGGTGGAAGGGACTCGGCAGAGGCGCCGACCAGAGCCGTGAGGACTTGGCCCCAGGTGTTGATACCTTAATGCTGAGCTTGCTTTGAAGATAAGCGTTTTGAAAGGTGCTGAGCTTTTTGAGGAAGTCGATGTAGTAATCGCAGCAACCCAGGAAAACGTGCTGTCCATTATCCACCATTTGACCGGTCTCTCGGTCAGTAAACGAAAAAGCCCTTCCACCTAGGTAGGGGCGTTTCTCCACCAGCGTCACCTTATGACCCGCGTCTAGAAGATGGCAAGCGGCTGACATGCCGGCGAGTCCGCCGCCGATAATAACTATGTGGGAAGGGGCTGTGGCAGTAGGCTTTTTAGCCATGTGGTTGCTGTCACCAAGGCCTTTTCGCGGCCGCTCAGGCTGATTTTGCCCTCGAACACGTTATAACCCTTTGACTCGATTCTGTCCAAGATCCCGCGATAAAGCTGCGCCAGTACGGCCGGGCATGCCCTTGATCTAAGTGAAAGGTAAGGCATGAGCTTCATGCCGCTGTTGAAATATTCCCTCGCCCTCTCAGCTTGGAAGCGCATTAATTTCTGCTGAGGCTCGTTAATTACGCCCCCTATAAGGTCGTCCTCCTTATATCCAAAGCGGCTCATTTCATCTTGGGGAATATAAATCCGGCCTCGTTTTAGGTCTTCCCGCACATCTCTGAGGATGTTAGTCAATTGCATAGCGAGGCCAAGGTCTATGGCATGTTTCTTTGCTCTAGGGTGCTTGAAGCCGAAGATATGTATGCACACCAGCCCTACCGCTGAAGCCACTCGATAGCAATACAGGCGGAGCTCTTCAAAATTGCTATAACGGGCCTTAGTAAGGTCCATTTCTACACCGCTTATGACCTCGTCAAAATACTCCTTGGGGATCTTATAGGTTTTAGCGCTGTCAGCTAAGGCAATGAACACATTATCTAGAGGTTTGTCATCGTAAGCCTCTGAGAGCTTCTGTCGAAGGGTGGAAAGCGCTTTCAGCTTATCCTCCAGGGTGGACTCTTCATCTACGGCGTCGTCACAGTAGCGGCAGAAAGCATAGGCCGCGTATATAGCTAGACGCTTCTTGAATGGCAATGTGATGAAGGCGTAATAAAAATTGCGCGCCTCACGTTTAGTGATACGTCTGCATTCTTCATAGGCTTGTCTAATAGCATCGGTTGAAGTTTTCATATCCGCTCCCCCAGGGGAGGCTCTACTGGCTAAACGGTAACGTGGCCACCCAGGCGCATTCTGAGATAAGTGGAGGCAAATAGCCATCCTTTTCTAAAACGCGAAAGGCGAGGCCTCCGGCTTAGTACATCGTAGTCCTGCTTTTCGATGGCCTCAAGCACCGCCAATCCCCCGCGGTTGAATAGCGCGATATCTACTTTGGCTATGCCTCCCACCTGTTCCACCAGTCCCAGCCCCCTTCCAAATAGCTCTTTAGTGCGCTCAACCTCAAATTCCATCAATCGCCTGAACTTTTCATCAGCCTGACCTTGGGCTATCTGTTCTTCGGTCACGCCAAAGCGTCGCAAGTCCTCTAATGGCAAGTAAATCCTGCCCATTCCGTAGTCTCGCGTTACGTCCTGCCAGAAGTTTGTGAGCTGCAAAGCGGTGCATGTAAAGTCCGAGAGCTTCTGTCGCGCTTCGTCTCTATATCCAAACACATAGAGGACCAATCGACCACACGGATTCGCCGAATGGTCACAATAATGTAGAAGGTCCTGATAAGTCTGGTATCGACTGGTTTTTTGGTCTGCGCGGTTGGCTTGAATGAGCTTCCAAAAGGGCTCTTTTGGAATATCGAAGGTATTAATGGTCTCTTGGAGGGCTACCATAACTGGATGCGCGGGCTGCCCTTGGTAGCAACGGTCCAAGTCCCTTTCCCAATTGTCCAAAAGCTGGAGGCGGCTGCCTGGCGCTTCATCCCCCAGATCGTCCACCGTGCGGGCGTAGCCGTAAAGGTTGTATATATGCTGGCGCAGTTTCCGAGGAATAAGAAGAGAGCCTACGGTGAAGTTCTCATAGTGTGTTAGAGCTAGACGACGACAGTGCTCTTGGGCTTCCTCTCGGCTCCAAATCTTCGTGTCAGAGGTAAGCAGGACCACCACCCAGTCAGCCTCCCATCACCTGC is a window from the SAR202 cluster bacterium genome containing:
- the hpnC gene encoding squalene synthase HpnC, giving the protein MVVLLTSDTKIWSREEAQEHCRRLALTHYENFTVGSLLIPRKLRQHIYNLYGYARTVDDLGDEAPGSRLQLLDNWERDLDRCYQGQPAHPVMVALQETINTFDIPKEPFWKLIQANRADQKTSRYQTYQDLLHYCDHSANPCGRLVLYVFGYRDEARQKLSDFTCTALQLTNFWQDVTRDYGMGRIYLPLEDLRRFGVTEEQIAQGQADEKFRRLMEFEVERTKELFGRGLGLVEQVGGIAKVDIALFNRGGLAVLEAIEKQDYDVLSRRPRLSRFRKGWLFASTYLRMRLGGHVTV
- the hpnD gene encoding presqualene diphosphate synthase HpnD (HpnD is found regularly in a locus responsible for the biosynthesis of squalene from farnesyl diphosphate, and is now recognized to function as a presqualene diphosphate synthase (EC 2.5.1.103).), with protein sequence MAICLHLSQNAPGWPRYRLASRASPGGADMKTSTDAIRQAYEECRRITKREARNFYYAFITLPFKKRLAIYAAYAFCRYCDDAVDEESTLEDKLKALSTLRQKLSEAYDDKPLDNVFIALADSAKTYKIPKEYFDEVISGVEMDLTKARYSNFEELRLYCYRVASAVGLVCIHIFGFKHPRAKKHAIDLGLAMQLTNILRDVREDLKRGRIYIPQDEMSRFGYKEDDLIGGVINEPQQKLMRFQAERAREYFNSGMKLMPYLSLRSRACPAVLAQLYRGILDRIESKGYNVFEGKISLSGREKALVTATTWLKSLLPQPLPT
- a CDS encoding FAD-dependent oxidoreductase, translating into MAKKPTATAPSHIVIIGGGLAGMSAACHLLDAGHKVTLVEKRPYLGGRAFSFTDRETGQMVDNGQHVFLGCCDYYIDFLKKLSTFQNAYLQSKLSIKVSTPGAKSSRLWSAPLPSPFHLLPSFLGYRHLSLKEKLLAIYALAVIRFTNRYRTRLGEQTFSDWLSSHSQSPRAIENLWNLIVKPCVNDDVKCTSAFMGLMIFQEGIMKSRRSACVGYARVGLSALMADAAQSYIQSRHGRLIMGKSATALNIRNGKVESLELSDGTSIHGDFFISALPADALSTLLASEVKAQPYFEALSKFQTAPIVNVHLWYDRPVMTEDFVALVESPLQWVFNLDAIQGGDGSGGKRVSISLSGAFEYIDQPKEALQKTFVEAMAQAFPAARQAKIERVLIVKQDKATFRCLPGIEKLRPKAKSPIRNLFLAGEWTDTGWPSTMEGAVRSGVKAAEAIQTLLHE